One window from the genome of Paenibacillus azoreducens encodes:
- the gatA gene encoding Asp-tRNA(Asn)/Glu-tRNA(Gln) amidotransferase subunit GatA has translation MSLLNQNLKEIHSKLHDKELSVQELVEDTFRTISERDDRIGAYLTLNEEGARNDARRLDDKLASGKERGLLFGLPAGIKDNIVTEGIRTTCASQFLSNFNPVYDATVVRKLRSADAVTIGKLNMDEFAMGGSNENSSFHPVRNPWNPEYVPGGSSGGSAASVAAGEAYFALGSDTGGSIRQPASYCGVVGLKPTYGLVSRFGLVAFASSLDQIGPLTKNVEDAAYVLQAIAGYDHMDSTSANVDIPDYLSALTGDVKGLRVAVPKEYMGEGVDAAVKESVQAALKVLESMGAVVEEVSLPHTEYAVAAYYLLASSEASSNLARFDGVRYGVRAGQSGNLLDLYHESRSQGFGPEVKRRIMLGTYALSSGYYDAFYLKAQKARTLIKRDFDQVFEQYDVIIGPTAPTTAFKLGAQVDDPLTMYLNDILTIPVSLAGVPAISVPCGFSGGLPVGLQIIGKPFDEATVLRVAGAFEQNTGHHKQRPNL, from the coding sequence TTGAGCCTGTTAAATCAAAATCTGAAAGAAATACATAGCAAGCTTCATGACAAGGAGCTTTCTGTACAGGAGCTGGTGGAAGACACATTCCGCACGATTTCGGAACGAGACGACCGCATCGGCGCTTATCTGACCTTGAATGAAGAGGGAGCCAGAAACGACGCACGCCGCTTGGATGACAAACTGGCATCCGGAAAAGAGCGCGGACTGCTTTTTGGTCTGCCTGCCGGCATCAAGGACAATATCGTAACGGAGGGAATCCGTACCACCTGCGCCAGCCAATTTTTGTCGAACTTTAATCCTGTTTACGACGCTACCGTTGTGCGCAAACTGCGGAGCGCGGATGCCGTAACCATCGGAAAACTGAATATGGACGAATTTGCGATGGGAGGCTCCAACGAAAATTCAAGCTTCCATCCGGTTCGCAATCCATGGAACCCGGAATACGTTCCGGGCGGTTCCAGCGGCGGCTCTGCGGCTTCGGTCGCTGCGGGCGAGGCTTATTTTGCCCTCGGTTCGGATACCGGCGGTTCGATTCGCCAGCCGGCTTCTTATTGCGGTGTCGTTGGCTTGAAGCCGACTTACGGACTCGTATCCCGTTTCGGTCTGGTAGCATTCGCTTCATCGCTGGATCAAATCGGACCATTGACCAAAAACGTCGAGGACGCTGCTTATGTCCTGCAGGCGATTGCCGGTTACGATCATATGGATTCCACGTCCGCCAACGTGGACATTCCGGATTACTTAAGCGCCTTGACCGGAGACGTCAAAGGTTTGCGTGTCGCCGTACCTAAAGAGTATATGGGAGAAGGCGTCGATGCAGCCGTGAAGGAAAGCGTGCAAGCTGCGCTGAAAGTGCTCGAAAGCATGGGGGCGGTTGTCGAAGAAGTGTCTCTGCCCCATACCGAATACGCGGTAGCCGCTTATTATTTGCTTGCTTCTTCTGAAGCGTCTTCCAACCTGGCCCGTTTCGACGGCGTGCGTTATGGCGTACGTGCCGGACAATCCGGAAATCTGCTGGATCTGTATCATGAATCCCGAAGCCAAGGTTTTGGCCCTGAGGTCAAACGCCGGATCATGCTGGGTACTTATGCGCTTAGCTCCGGTTATTACGATGCGTTTTATTTAAAGGCGCAAAAGGCACGTACGTTGATCAAACGTGATTTTGATCAGGTATTTGAACAATACGATGTCATTATCGGACCTACGGCTCCAACGACGGCCTTTAAGCTGGGGGCCCAAGTAGACGATCCGCTGACTATGTATCTGAACGATATTTTGACCATCCCGGTAAGTCTTGCCGGCGTTCCTGCGATCAGCGTTCCTTGCGGTTTCTCCGGTGGCCTGCCTGTCGGCCTGCAAATTATCGGCAAACCATTTGACGAGGCGACGGTACTGCGCGTAGCGGGAGCTTTCGAACAAAACACCGGTCACCATAAACAGCGGCCTAACCTGTAG
- the gatC gene encoding Asp-tRNA(Asn)/Glu-tRNA(Gln) amidotransferase subunit GatC, which produces MSITNQDVQHVAKLARLNLSTDEEQMFTEQLNAILQYAEKLNELDTDGVEPTTHVLPVSNVMREDVQRESLPIEKVMANAPEEEDGQFKVPAVLE; this is translated from the coding sequence ATGAGCATCACCAATCAAGACGTTCAGCATGTGGCCAAGCTTGCCCGGCTCAATTTGAGTACGGATGAAGAGCAGATGTTCACAGAACAGCTGAACGCTATTTTACAATATGCCGAAAAATTAAATGAACTCGATACGGACGGCGTCGAGCCTACAACTCATGTTCTGCCTGTCAGCAATGTGATGCGTGAGGATGTGCAGCGCGAAAGCCTGCCGATCGAAAAGGTCATGGCAAACGCGCCAGAGGAAGAAGACGGACAATTTAAAGTTCCGGCCGTACTTGAATAG
- a CDS encoding DUF5360 family protein: MNGLIKREPSMRILKWFFLLTDISFILYFSATALRLIPPEWAYSDYSNPILIAWNWSFFPIDMLVSVTGLTALYLYRNRSPVWKSAALISLVLTFCSGMMAISYWGIRQEFDPAWWIPNLFLMIYPLFFKIIEFINFQRS, from the coding sequence ATGAACGGGTTGATCAAAAGAGAACCATCGATGCGTATCTTGAAATGGTTTTTTCTGTTGACCGATATATCGTTTATCCTTTATTTCAGTGCGACGGCACTTAGGCTCATCCCTCCGGAGTGGGCTTATTCCGATTACAGCAATCCGATTCTGATCGCATGGAACTGGTCGTTTTTTCCGATAGATATGCTGGTCTCGGTGACTGGCCTAACGGCGCTTTATTTATACCGCAACCGATCACCAGTATGGAAATCCGCAGCTTTGATTTCGCTTGTCCTGACTTTTTGTTCCGGCATGATGGCCATATCATACTGGGGGATTCGGCAGGAGTTTGATCCTGCATGGTGGATTCCGAATCTGTTTCTAATGATCTATCCGTTATTTTTTAAGATTATAGAATTTATAAATTTTCAGCGAAGCTGA
- a CDS encoding DMT family transporter: MAWVYLFFAIALEIGGTVSMKLSNGFTRMVPSILMIVLYILAFSSLNMALKQVPVSVAYAIWSGLGTAAIAVIGYMYFQESMTLIKAISILLIILGVLGLNLGDSGHESNRAGKSSAGNGTEIQTELAVEGNAKQRGEH; encoded by the coding sequence ATGGCTTGGGTTTATTTGTTTTTTGCGATTGCGCTTGAAATTGGGGGCACTGTGTCGATGAAGCTGTCAAACGGTTTTACCAGAATGGTCCCGTCTATTCTTATGATCGTATTGTATATTTTGGCTTTTTCCAGCTTAAATATGGCGCTGAAGCAAGTACCTGTCAGCGTTGCTTATGCCATCTGGTCCGGCCTGGGCACAGCAGCTATTGCCGTCATCGGTTATATGTACTTCCAGGAATCGATGACGCTTATCAAAGCGATCTCGATCCTCTTGATCATTCTTGGAGTCCTCGGACTTAACTTGGGAGACAGTGGCCACGAGTCCAATCGGGCTGGCAAGTCTTCAGCAGGAAATGGGACCGAGATACAAACGGAGCTCGCGGTGGAGGGTAACGCGAAGCAGCGTGGCGAACATTAG
- a CDS encoding TetR/AcrR family transcriptional regulator, with the protein MKDKLQQAALALLTQKGLKFTMGDLAAYLGISKRTIYEHFASKEEIISSIVDDAVEEVLQTQRRIYEDEDWSIVRKIKAILSIVPSGLRLVDARLLEEMKRYAPQEWRKIDSLLQEEWGTVEILLHQGIESGELRPVHVPTVIECMRGATFAIYNPDFLMNTTVSLTSAVESMVDMLMHGIVSPANEDEVGSNPSGKELIE; encoded by the coding sequence ATGAAAGATAAACTGCAGCAAGCCGCACTGGCGCTGCTGACTCAAAAAGGGTTGAAATTTACGATGGGTGATCTCGCGGCATATCTCGGGATCAGCAAACGTACGATTTATGAGCATTTCGCTTCAAAGGAAGAGATCATTAGCTCGATTGTGGATGATGCAGTTGAAGAAGTGCTGCAAACGCAGCGCCGCATTTATGAAGATGAGGATTGGAGCATAGTGCGGAAAATAAAAGCCATTTTGTCGATCGTTCCGAGTGGTCTGCGGCTTGTTGACGCGAGATTGCTGGAGGAGATGAAACGTTACGCCCCGCAGGAGTGGAGGAAGATTGATTCTCTGCTGCAGGAGGAATGGGGGACCGTCGAGATACTGCTTCATCAGGGAATCGAAAGCGGCGAGCTGCGCCCCGTTCATGTACCGACGGTTATAGAGTGTATGCGCGGAGCAACATTTGCCATCTATAATCCGGATTTTCTGATGAATACGACGGTATCTCTGACGAGCGCCGTTGAATCAATGGTTGATATGTTGATGCATGGTATTGTTTCGCCTGCAAACGAAGATGAAGTGGGCAGCAATCCATCCGGAAAGGAATTGATTGAATAA
- the trpB gene encoding tryptophan synthase subunit beta produces the protein MFGEFGGSYVPPQLQGVLDRLAEAFEHYKNDPEFIEEFKTYLREFVGRESPLTYAKHLSKKLGGAKIYLKREDLNHTGSHKINNVIGQILLAKRMGAHRVIAETGAGQHGVATATVCAMFEMECIVYMGAEDVRRQALNVFRMELLGAKVVSVTKGQGRLKDAVDEALNDLVENYETTFYLLGSAVGPHPFPSMVKHFQSVISEESKRQIIDKEGKLPDAVLACVGGGSNAIGSFAHYIDEPAVRLIGVEPDQAATLNQGVPAVLHGFRCLVLLDEEGNPAPTYSIAAGLDYPGIGPEHSHLKVSGRAEYVTVTNEEVLNAFQVLSKTEGIIPALESAHAVAHALKLAPQLSRDQVIIVNLSGRGDKDVEQVFGMLHEAK, from the coding sequence ATGTTCGGTGAATTCGGAGGAAGTTATGTTCCGCCGCAGCTGCAGGGTGTTTTGGACCGTCTGGCCGAAGCATTTGAACATTATAAAAACGATCCTGAATTTATTGAGGAATTCAAAACGTATTTGCGGGAATTTGTCGGTCGGGAAAGTCCTCTCACATATGCCAAACACTTGAGCAAAAAGCTTGGCGGAGCCAAAATTTATTTGAAGCGCGAAGATCTGAATCATACCGGATCCCATAAAATCAACAACGTCATCGGGCAAATCCTGCTCGCGAAACGTATGGGTGCGCACCGCGTCATTGCTGAAACCGGAGCGGGACAGCATGGCGTCGCAACCGCAACCGTATGCGCCATGTTCGAAATGGAATGCATCGTTTACATGGGGGCCGAAGATGTCCGGCGCCAAGCGTTGAACGTATTCCGTATGGAACTGCTTGGCGCTAAAGTCGTATCGGTAACCAAAGGACAAGGCCGGCTTAAAGACGCCGTTGACGAAGCTCTAAACGATCTCGTCGAAAATTACGAGACGACCTTCTACCTGCTTGGCTCTGCGGTAGGCCCGCATCCGTTCCCGTCGATGGTAAAACATTTTCAATCTGTCATCAGCGAGGAATCCAAACGCCAAATCATCGACAAGGAAGGCAAACTGCCGGATGCCGTCCTGGCATGCGTCGGCGGAGGAAGCAACGCGATCGGTTCGTTCGCCCATTACATAGACGAGCCTGCCGTCCGTCTCATCGGTGTAGAACCGGATCAAGCCGCGACGCTGAATCAAGGCGTACCTGCTGTACTTCACGGATTCCGCTGTCTTGTTTTGCTTGATGAGGAAGGCAACCCGGCGCCGACATACTCCATTGCAGCCGGCTTGGATTACCCGGGCATCGGTCCGGAACACAGCCATCTGAAAGTTAGCGGCCGGGCAGAATACGTCACCGTGACAAACGAAGAGGTGCTGAATGCATTCCAGGTGCTGTCGAAGACTGAAGGCATCATTCCCGCATTGGAGAGCGCCCATGCCGTTGCGCATGCCCTGAAGCTGGCGCCGCAGCTCAGCCGCGACCAGGTGATCATCGTGAACCTCTCGGGACGCGGGGACAAGGATGTTGAGCAGGTGTTCGGGATGCTTCATGAGGCTAAATAA
- a CDS encoding ATPase, producing MLQLGEKIVIVADAFEQNLPIGEYGYLIAYDRNPDNAFDYVIRVPKINRNFFVPSGDVQPEELLIQHEVEMTTREALIDYALATYNEKLFHQIMNGEEEQEEEESAPEVLSQAEFIKQVNLRAWI from the coding sequence ATGCTGCAACTAGGGGAGAAGATAGTAATCGTCGCGGACGCCTTTGAGCAGAACCTTCCTATAGGGGAATACGGTTATCTGATTGCTTATGACCGGAATCCGGACAATGCGTTTGATTATGTGATCCGGGTACCTAAGATTAACCGAAACTTTTTCGTGCCATCGGGTGATGTTCAGCCAGAGGAGCTGCTCATTCAGCATGAAGTGGAGATGACCACGCGGGAAGCGCTGATCGATTACGCCCTTGCGACATATAACGAAAAGCTGTTTCATCAAATTATGAACGGCGAAGAAGAACAGGAAGAAGAAGAGTCAGCACCTGAGGTGCTTTCACAGGCAGAGTTTATCAAGCAAGTCAATTTGCGCGCCTGGATTTAA
- a CDS encoding MBL fold metallo-hydrolase encodes MLNIQTFSLGPLQTNAYLLTGEDPGRAVIIDPGMNPGALIKKIEPLEIEAILLTHAHFDHMGGVEEIRKLKNCPVYLHDLEADWLENPKLNGSLNWPQVSPPLATAPAEYALEEGQKLELIGHSFKVYHTPGHSPGSVSFLCGDDLFSGDVLFKLGVGRTDLYGGRERDLLDSIHNKLFTFKDEVKVYPGHGPKTTIGYERAHNPYVS; translated from the coding sequence ATGCTTAACATTCAAACTTTCTCCCTCGGTCCGCTGCAGACCAATGCTTACCTGCTTACGGGAGAAGATCCCGGCCGTGCGGTTATTATTGATCCGGGAATGAATCCCGGCGCCCTCATCAAAAAAATCGAGCCGCTGGAGATCGAAGCGATTTTGTTGACGCATGCGCATTTCGACCATATGGGCGGCGTGGAAGAAATCCGTAAGTTGAAAAACTGCCCGGTATACCTGCATGATCTGGAAGCGGACTGGCTTGAAAATCCGAAGCTGAACGGTTCGCTGAATTGGCCGCAGGTTTCGCCGCCGCTTGCAACGGCTCCCGCCGAATATGCACTTGAAGAAGGACAGAAGCTTGAGCTGATCGGACATTCTTTCAAGGTATATCACACTCCGGGCCATTCTCCGGGTAGCGTCAGCTTCCTCTGCGGGGATGATCTTTTCTCGGGCGATGTGCTTTTCAAGCTCGGTGTCGGCAGAACGGATTTGTACGGGGGCAGGGAACGGGATTTGCTGGATTCGATTCATAACAAGCTTTTTACCTTCAAGGATGAAGTGAAAGTGTACCCCGGTCATGGACCGAAGACCACGATCGGCTATGAACGCGCCCATAATCCTTATGTTTCCTGA
- a CDS encoding thioredoxin family protein translates to MAVQLADKLDTGISPQQFIDGMQKNQEEFKAGYDQFAWGNEEDRKFFESLKFRDDLRVLILAADWCGDVVRNVPVVFRALETAEIPTEVLILEENFDVMDQFLTMGGRSVPVVIFTDTGGHVLGKWGPRPDHVQQIMVRFKQENPDREAPDYEAKMAECRKELIAAYGKGTEHHAVIIKELRELVSGF, encoded by the coding sequence ATGGCAGTCCAATTGGCGGACAAATTGGATACGGGGATTTCCCCACAGCAGTTTATTGACGGGATGCAAAAAAACCAGGAGGAATTCAAGGCCGGTTACGATCAGTTTGCTTGGGGGAACGAAGAAGACCGCAAGTTTTTTGAAAGCCTGAAATTCAGGGACGACCTGCGGGTATTGATTCTGGCGGCGGACTGGTGCGGCGATGTCGTGCGCAACGTGCCGGTGGTGTTCCGCGCGCTTGAAACCGCGGAAATTCCTACCGAAGTTCTGATTCTGGAAGAGAATTTTGATGTGATGGACCAGTTCTTGACGATGGGCGGGCGAAGCGTACCTGTGGTCATTTTTACGGATACTGGGGGTCATGTGTTGGGAAAATGGGGGCCTCGTCCCGACCATGTGCAGCAAATTATGGTCCGGTTCAAGCAGGAGAACCCCGATCGGGAAGCTCCCGATTACGAGGCAAAAATGGCCGAGTGCCGCAAAGAGCTTATTGCAGCTTACGGGAAAGGAACCGAACATCATGCGGTCATCATCAAAGAACTGCGTGAACTGGTTTCGGGGTTTTAA
- a CDS encoding DedA family protein, translating to MHFISDIISQLLLWVESLGYFGIMLGLMIEVIPSEIVLAYGGFLVSSGNISFWGAVVFGVIGGVIAQLFVYWIGRYGGRPVLERYGKYIFIHKKHIDAAEAWFSKYGSGVIFTARFIPVVRHAISIPAGISKMNIWRFTLLTTLATIPWSILFIYLGSVLGDQWENVNEKAGPYVTPILLVALALLIVYFVIKMVKSRSGKGTK from the coding sequence GTGCATTTTATATCGGATATCATCAGTCAATTGCTTCTATGGGTTGAAAGTCTAGGTTATTTCGGAATTATGCTGGGCTTAATGATTGAGGTTATACCTAGTGAAATTGTGCTTGCATACGGAGGATTTTTGGTTTCCTCAGGGAATATCAGCTTTTGGGGAGCCGTGGTATTCGGGGTAATCGGCGGTGTAATCGCACAGTTGTTTGTTTACTGGATCGGACGTTATGGCGGCAGACCTGTACTCGAGAGATACGGAAAATATATTTTTATTCATAAAAAGCATATCGATGCGGCGGAAGCGTGGTTTAGTAAATACGGCTCCGGCGTTATTTTCACCGCCCGGTTTATTCCGGTAGTTCGCCATGCCATTTCGATTCCGGCGGGAATCTCCAAAATGAATATTTGGCGCTTCACGTTGTTGACGACGCTGGCAACGATTCCGTGGTCGATCCTGTTTATTTATCTCGGATCTGTCCTCGGCGATCAATGGGAGAATGTTAATGAAAAGGCAGGGCCTTACGTCACTCCGATTTTGCTTGTTGCGCTGGCGCTTTTAATCGTGTATTTTGTTATCAAAATGGTGAAATCCAGATCCGGGAAGGGGACGAAATAA
- a CDS encoding dehydrogenase, whose product MPPISNRKDAPLPTARGIRRACSKELYRTVKRLKVYVPEDALRDGEALYYRKVISNLIWIHENRSNRKLLCNWWDENVRDELAELWNVDAEHLSNAFRDAFGG is encoded by the coding sequence ATGCCGCCGATTTCAAACAGAAAAGATGCTCCGCTCCCTACGGCCCGAGGCATTCGCAGGGCTTGCAGCAAGGAGCTGTACCGCACGGTCAAGCGGCTGAAGGTATACGTTCCGGAAGATGCACTCCGCGATGGCGAAGCGCTCTATTACCGCAAGGTTATCAGCAATCTAATCTGGATTCACGAGAACCGCAGCAACCGGAAGCTTCTCTGCAACTGGTGGGACGAAAACGTTCGCGACGAGCTCGCCGAGTTATGGAACGTGGATGCGGAACATCTCAGCAATGCTTTTCGCGATGCTTTTGGCGGATAA
- a CDS encoding O-antigen ligase family protein produces the protein MCGFAACGEAGIGCPNVDPAPGRGYNKVMGGKGVKRWVQGVGEAALIAVLLVACLKSGLYFTAGLYPVWIGYGSLILFAGVLALALRVFGREKHATAGAARPWPELVLIACPIILMAVYAVHWLLGPLSVQGTMNQLLRWGFYGLFAVSAISAARRQGGRAVLAAAWHAAGAVLCGSALLAVYGVIPLPYAIAYSANPGISATGARLAGLLEYPNTFGMLMAAFLLERLFALSALFRRESEAGQARLLRAAFPLLPYAAALLLSESRGAWLAAGVALAAGLALERRRMLAPLLLAAAPLAGAALLYRQLAAALLAVQPVPGLLALAGVWAGSMLAGLGLCRLARSEAAVRRRLAWGAGGLLAGAGAGMVFLTAQERIVRNFGTVSARGAMYRDAWRLFEHAPWFGQGGETWRLSYRAVQSNPYVGSQVHSGYLDMLLNTGIIGTCILLVLLAAAGWLLYRCRRCLLPVFLVFVLHSAADLDWSFGLVWLLMFLLVAWGLSCERAPLSSAEANSAAAGLEPHPELVRQRLWGLSREGMLPASGRVPLQLLWLGIIAGGVMLAIRGEAGYRLHQEAYYASSPAKAISLLRSSLRWNPADAAAALDLARFLQPEEARSVLERSLSYTPGHSGLIFALADNAIRRGDTAAAAQWAKVGFSSDKFNAGEQTRSLEGLFRLAKRKLSSGNAQEARRIVQAGLALYRDYANRAKDHYGASLRNDRDFRLTREAMEWGRQLTRLERTISETR, from the coding sequence ATGTGCGGATTTGCTGCCTGCGGCGAAGCCGGAATAGGCTGCCCGAACGTTGATCCGGCACCTGGGCGCGGGTATAACAAGGTGATGGGAGGCAAAGGCGTGAAACGTTGGGTTCAGGGAGTGGGAGAGGCAGCGCTGATTGCAGTTCTGCTGGTGGCTTGTCTGAAATCCGGCTTGTATTTTACGGCGGGGCTGTATCCGGTCTGGATCGGATACGGTTCGTTGATCTTGTTTGCAGGAGTCCTTGCCCTGGCGCTGCGCGTCTTTGGACGTGAGAAGCATGCTACTGCGGGAGCTGCACGCCCTTGGCCCGAGTTAGTCCTGATTGCCTGCCCAATTATATTGATGGCCGTATATGCCGTTCACTGGCTGCTGGGACCGTTGTCCGTACAAGGGACGATGAACCAGCTGCTCAGATGGGGATTTTACGGTCTCTTTGCCGTGTCCGCCATTTCCGCCGCGCGGCGGCAGGGGGGGAGAGCGGTGCTTGCGGCGGCTTGGCATGCGGCAGGAGCCGTGCTCTGCGGTTCGGCGCTGCTGGCGGTCTATGGCGTGATTCCGCTGCCATATGCGATTGCGTATTCCGCCAATCCAGGCATCAGCGCGACGGGAGCGCGGCTTGCCGGCCTCCTGGAGTATCCGAACACCTTTGGCATGCTGATGGCCGCATTCCTGCTGGAGCGGCTGTTTGCGCTGTCCGCCTTGTTCCGGCGAGAGTCCGAAGCCGGACAGGCGCGCCTGCTGCGGGCTGCGTTCCCGCTGCTGCCGTACGCCGCCGCGCTCCTCCTCAGCGAGTCGCGCGGCGCCTGGCTCGCGGCCGGCGTGGCCTTGGCCGCTGGCCTCGCCCTGGAGCGGCGGCGCATGCTGGCGCCGCTCCTGCTTGCGGCCGCGCCTCTGGCCGGCGCGGCCTTGCTGTACCGCCAGCTGGCAGCAGCGCTGCTGGCGGTACAACCCGTCCCCGGCCTGCTTGCGCTGGCCGGGGTGTGGGCCGGCAGCATGCTTGCCGGCCTGGGGCTTTGCCGCCTTGCGCGCAGCGAGGCGGCAGTGCGGCGCCGCCTGGCCTGGGGCGCAGGCGGCCTGCTCGCGGGTGCCGGTGCGGGCATGGTGTTTCTGACGGCGCAGGAGCGCATCGTCAGAAACTTCGGCACCGTCTCCGCGCGCGGCGCCATGTACCGCGATGCATGGCGCTTGTTTGAGCATGCGCCCTGGTTCGGACAGGGCGGGGAGACATGGCGGCTTTCGTATCGAGCCGTCCAGTCGAATCCTTATGTAGGCAGCCAGGTGCACAGCGGCTACTTGGATATGCTGCTGAATACAGGCATCATCGGCACCTGCATTTTGCTTGTGCTGCTTGCAGCGGCGGGATGGCTGCTGTACCGCTGCCGCCGCTGCCTGCTGCCGGTATTCTTGGTTTTTGTTTTGCACAGCGCGGCGGATCTCGATTGGAGTTTCGGGCTTGTGTGGCTGCTGATGTTTTTGCTTGTAGCCTGGGGGTTGTCATGCGAACGGGCTCCGTTATCTTCGGCTGAAGCGAATTCGGCTGCTGCGGGTCTTGAACCTCATCCGGAACTGGTGCGGCAAAGGCTCTGGGGCCTTAGCCGGGAAGGAATGCTGCCTGCATCCGGCCGGGTACCGCTTCAGCTGCTTTGGCTCGGTATCATTGCAGGGGGCGTGATGCTGGCCATTCGGGGAGAGGCGGGGTACCGGCTTCATCAGGAGGCTTATTATGCATCTTCGCCAGCCAAAGCGATTAGCCTGCTGCGTTCATCGCTCCGGTGGAACCCTGCCGATGCGGCGGCCGCGCTTGATCTTGCGCGGTTCTTGCAGCCCGAAGAAGCGAGGTCCGTGCTGGAGCGGAGTTTGTCCTACACGCCCGGGCATTCCGGTTTGATCTTTGCCCTTGCCGATAATGCGATCAGGCGGGGCGATACCGCCGCAGCGGCACAATGGGCGAAAGTAGGCTTCAGCAGCGACAAATTTAACGCAGGTGAGCAGACGAGGAGTCTGGAAGGGCTATTCAGACTGGCGAAGAGGAAGCTGTCCTCCGGCAACGCACAGGAAGCCCGCCGGATTGTTCAGGCAGGGCTTGCGCTTTATCGTGATTATGCGAACCGGGCAAAAGATCATTACGGGGCCAGTCTGCGCAATGACCGCGATTTCCGGTTGACCCGCGAGGCGATGGAGTGGGGCAGACAGCTGACTCGACTGGAGCGGACGATATCCGAAACGCGATAA